The Pseudomonadota bacterium genome contains a region encoding:
- a CDS encoding ABC transporter permease, with translation MAVLTAEGTTGATRRRRPFDISNSTLAVAAACVLAFLYVPIATLMVFSFNSNPVTKLPLTEFTFAWYEKALSNPDLMAAVWNSVVVGLCAVCICIAIGVPTALALDRYNFPGKTVFRRLVILPITLPGLITGVSMLTMFRSAGIELSLLTVIIGHGTALTAIVVTNVFARLQRFDRRIEEASADLGARPLQTFWYVTLPNIKSALIGSSLISFTLSFDEIPVTFFLTGRDNTLPMYIWSVIRRGITPEINAIGTIIVGISIILILVSVFIMHEDNQRAGPVRK, from the coding sequence ATGGCTGTCTTAACCGCAGAAGGCACGACCGGTGCAACGCGTCGTCGTCGTCCTTTCGACATCTCGAATTCCACGCTGGCCGTTGCCGCGGCCTGTGTGTTGGCGTTCCTCTACGTCCCCATCGCCACCTTGATGGTGTTCAGCTTTAACTCCAATCCCGTGACCAAGTTACCGCTGACCGAGTTCACGTTCGCGTGGTACGAGAAGGCGCTCAGCAATCCCGACCTGATGGCGGCTGTCTGGAACAGCGTCGTCGTCGGCTTGTGCGCGGTCTGTATCTGCATTGCCATCGGCGTGCCGACGGCGCTGGCGCTGGATCGTTACAACTTCCCGGGCAAGACGGTGTTCCGCCGTCTGGTCATCCTGCCGATCACGTTGCCGGGTTTGATCACCGGCGTATCGATGCTGACCATGTTCCGATCCGCGGGCATAGAGCTCAGCCTGTTGACGGTCATCATCGGACACGGCACGGCGCTGACCGCGATTGTCGTCACCAACGTCTTCGCGCGGCTGCAGCGGTTCGACCGCCGGATCGAGGAAGCGTCCGCTGATCTCGGCGCGCGGCCGTTACAGACGTTCTGGTACGTGACCCTCCCCAACATCAAGTCGGCGCTGATCGGGTCGTCGCTCATCTCGTTCACCCTGTCGTTTGATGAGATACCGGTCACGTTCTTCCTGACGGGCCGCGACAACACCCTGCCGATGTATATCTGGTCGGTCATCCGGCGCGGCATCACGCCGGAGATCAACGCCATCGGCACGATCATCGTCGGTATCTCGATCATCCTTATCCTCGTCTCCGTCTTCATCATGCATGAGGACAACCAGCGCGCGGGGCCGGTACGCAAGTAG